Proteins from one Leishmania infantum JPCM5 genome chromosome 21 genomic window:
- a CDS encoding putative hexokinase produces MATRVNNLLSHIAIRDSDSEEMRYIKQRLALASLATQFTMSSEKMKQLTMYMIHEMVEGLEGRPSTVRMLPSFVYTSDPAKATGVYYALDLGGTNFRVLRVSLRGGKVDDRTDSKFVIPKSALVGDATDLFDFIAQSVKKMMSENAPDDLEKRVPLGFTFSFPVDQKAVNKGLLIKWTKGFSTKNVEGNDVVELLQASLRRVRVNVNVVALCNDTVGTLVARYFVDTDVQVGVIIGTGSNACYFERASAVTKDPAVSARGNAVTPINMECGNFDSKYKYALPITVYDDEMDAITPNRENQRQEKLVSGMYLGEISRRLIVHLAQLGCLPRGLVDGLCRPWAFESKHMGMIAADQMPGLQFTRELIKRIAGVDVTDMSDLHTIREACCLVRNRAAQQGAVFTAAPMLKTRTQGLATVAVDGSVYEKTPSFQRLYQECITSILGSTSNVKVVLQRDGSGVGAAMICALAANKK; encoded by the coding sequence ATGGCCACCCGCGTGAACAACCTCCTGAGCCACATCGCTATCCGCGACTCGGATAGCGAGGAGATGCGCTACATCAAGCAGCGTCTCGCgctcgcctccctcgccaCCCAGTTCACCATGTCCTCGGAGAAGATGAAGCAGCTCACCATGTACATGATCCACGAGATGGTGGAGGGTCTTGAGGGCCGCCCGAGCACCGTGCGCATGCTGCCGTCCTTCGTGTACACGTCCGACCCGGCCAAGGCCACCGGTGTGTACTACGCGCTCGACCTCGGCGGCACGAACTTCCGTGTGCTTCGTGTgagcctgcgcggcggcaaggtgGACGACCGCACCGACTCGAAGTTCGTCATCCCGAAGAGTGCCCTGGTTGGCGACGCCACGGACCTGTTCGACTTCATTGCGCAGAGCGTGAAGAAGATGATGTCGGAGAACGCCCCCGACGACCTGGAGAAGCGCGTGCCGCTGGGGTTCACCTTCTCCTTCCCGGTGGACCAGAAGGCCGTCAACAAGGGACTGCTGATCAAGTGGACAAAGGGCTTTTCGACGAAGAACGTGGAGGGCAACGAtgtggtggagctgctgcaagcgtcgctgcgccgcgtgcgcgtcaaCGTGAACGTCGTGGCGCTCTGCAACGACACCGTCGGCACGCTGGTGGCCCGCTACTTCGTGGACACGGACGTGCAGGTGGGCGTCATCATCGGCACCGGCTCCAACGCCTGCTACTTTgagcgcgcctctgccgtcaCGAAGGACCCCGCCGTGTCTGCccgcggcaacgccgtcacGCCGATCAACATGGAGTGCGGTAACTTCGACTCCAAGTACAAGTACGCGCTGCCCATCACCGTGTACGATGATGAGATGGACGCGATCACCCCCAACCGCGAGAACCAGCGCCAAGAGAAGCTCGTCTCCGGCATGTACCTGGGTGAGATCTCTCGCCGCTTGATCGTGCACCTGGCTCAGCTCGGCTGCCTGCCCCGCGGGCTGGTGGATGGCCTGTGCAGACCGTGGGCATTCGAGAGTAAGCACATGGGTATGATCGCCGCCGATCAGATGCCCGGCCTGCAGTTCACCCGCGAGCTCATCAAGCGCATCGCTGGTGTGGATGTGACTGATATGTCCGACCTGCACACAATTCGCGAGGCCTGCTGCCTGGTGCGTAACCGCGCCGCTCAGCAGGGCGCTGTCTTCACTGCTGCTCCGATGCTCAAGACCCGCACGCAGGGtctcgccaccgtcgccgtcgacggctCCGTGTACGAGAAGACGCCGTCCTTCCAGCGCCTGTACCAGGAGTGCATAACGAGCATCCTCGGAAGCACGTCGAACGTgaaggtggtgctgcagaggGACGGTagcggtgtcggcgccgcgATGATCTGCGCGCTGGCCGCCAACAAGAAGTAG
- a CDS encoding putative hexokinase: MATRVNNLLSHIAIRDSDSEEMRYIKQRLALASLATQFTMSSEKMKQLTMYMIHEMVEGLEGRPSTVRMLPSFVYTSDPAKATGVYYALDLGGTNFRVLRVSLRGGKVDDRTDSKFVIPKSALVGDATDLFDFIAQSVKKMMSENAPDDLEKRVPLGFTFSFPVDQKAVNKGLLIKWTKGFSTKNVEGNDVVELLQASLRRVRVNVNVVALCNDTVGTLVARYFVDTDVQVGVIIGTGSNACYFERASAVTKDPAVSARGNAVTPINMECGNFDSKYKYALPITVYDDEMDAITPNRENQRQEKLVSGMYLGEISRRLIVHLAQLGCLPRGLVDGLCRPWAFESKHMGMIAADQMPGLQFTRELIKRIAGVDVTDMSDLHTIREACCLVRNRAAQQGAVFTAAPMLKTRTQGLATVAVDGSVYEKTPSFQRLYQECITSILGSTSNVKVVLQKDGSGVGAAMICALAANKK; encoded by the coding sequence ATGGCCACCCGCGTGAACAACCTCCTGAGCCACATCGCTATCCGCGACTCGGATAGCGAGGAGATGCGCTACATCAAGCAGCGTCTCGCgctcgcctccctcgccaCCCAGTTCACCATGTCCTCGGAGAAGATGAAGCAGCTCACCATGTACATGATCCACGAGATGGTGGAGGGTCTTGAGGGCCGCCCGAGCACCGTGCGCATGCTGCCGTCCTTCGTGTACACGTCCGACCCGGCCAAGGCCACCGGTGTGTACTACGCGCTCGACCTCGGCGGCACGAACTTCCGTGTGCTTCGTGTgagcctgcgcggcggcaaggtgGACGACCGCACCGACTCGAAGTTCGTCATCCCGAAGAGTGCCCTGGTTGGCGACGCCACGGACCTGTTCGACTTCATTGCGCAGAGCGTGAAGAAGATGATGTCGGAGAACGCCCCCGACGACCTGGAGAAGCGCGTGCCGCTGGGGTTCACCTTCTCCTTCCCGGTGGACCAGAAGGCCGTCAACAAGGGACTGCTGATCAAGTGGACAAAGGGCTTTTCGACGAAGAACGTGGAGGGCAACGAtgtggtggagctgctgcaagcgtcgctgcgccgcgtgcgcgtcaaCGTGAACGTCGTGGCGCTCTGCAACGACACCGTCGGCACGCTGGTGGCCCGCTACTTCGTGGACACGGACGTGCAGGTGGGCGTCATCATCGGCACCGGCTCCAACGCCTGCTACTTTgagcgcgcctctgccgtcaCGAAGGACCCCGCCGTGTCTGCccgcggcaacgccgtcacGCCGATCAACATGGAGTGCGGTAACTTCGACTCCAAGTACAAGTACGCGCTGCCCATCACCGTGTACGATGATGAGATGGACGCGATCACCCCCAACCGCGAGAACCAGCGCCAAGAGAAGCTCGTCTCCGGCATGTACCTGGGTGAGATCTCTCGCCGCTTGATCGTGCACCTGGCTCAGCTCGGCTGCCTGCCCCGCGGGCTGGTGGATGGCCTGTGCAGGCCGTGGGCATTCGAGAGTAAGCACATGGGTATGATCGCCGCCGATCAGATGCCCGGCCTGCAGTTCACCCGCGAGCTCATCAAGCGCATCGCTGGTGTGGATGTGACTGATATGTCCGACCTGCACACAATTCGCGAGGCCTGCTGCCTGGTGCGTAACCGCGCCGCTCAGCAGGGCGCTGTCTTCACTGCTGCTCCGATGCTCAAGACCCGCACGCAGGGtctcgccaccgtcgccgtcgacggctCCGTGTACGAGAAGACGCCGTCCTTCCAGCGCCTGTACCAGGAGTGCATAACGAGCATCCTCGGAAGCACGTCGAACGTgaaggtggtgctgcagaaAGACGGTagcggtgtcggcgccgcgATGATCTGCGCGCTGGCCGCCAACAAGAAGTAG